A single genomic interval of Rosistilla ulvae harbors:
- the hslU gene encoding ATP-dependent protease ATPase subunit HslU: MSDSHNVVDALGKLTPAETVKQLDRYIVGQRQAKRAVAVALRNRWRRQQLSEEMQGEIAPKNILMIGPTGVGKTEIARRLARMTGAPFIKVEATKYTEVGYYGRDVESMVRELVENGLGLVREKFQDQVREEAEQRVENRLVDLLVPGSTELPSLSQALEESATETADDAEQRLQRTRDKMRKMLQAGTLEERLVEVTTQSKSAPMVVGGMGMENMDIDLQGMFEKIMPRGSQSREMKVNEARQVLMEQETEALLDPEAMNAEAIRLAEELGIIFVDEIDKVIATDGKNADVSRQGVQRDLLPIVEGTSVQTRYGYVRTDHILFIAAGAFHRGKPSELMPELQGRFPIRVELDELTEHDFLQILTEPKNSLTRQYEALLATEQVTIEFQQDALAQLARYAFKVNQSTQNIGARRLYTIMERLLEELSFEAPELGKSSVKIDAAYVEQRLNEIAEDEDLSKFIL, from the coding sequence GTGAGTGATTCGCACAACGTCGTCGATGCTTTGGGCAAGCTGACGCCAGCGGAGACCGTCAAGCAATTGGATCGCTATATCGTCGGCCAGCGGCAGGCCAAGCGAGCTGTCGCGGTGGCGCTGCGGAATCGCTGGCGACGACAGCAATTGAGCGAGGAGATGCAGGGCGAGATCGCTCCGAAGAACATCTTGATGATCGGGCCGACCGGAGTCGGGAAGACCGAGATCGCTCGCCGCTTGGCGCGGATGACCGGCGCTCCGTTTATCAAAGTCGAAGCGACGAAATATACCGAGGTCGGATATTACGGTCGCGATGTCGAGAGTATGGTTCGCGAGCTTGTCGAAAACGGTCTCGGCTTGGTCCGCGAAAAGTTCCAGGATCAGGTTCGCGAAGAGGCTGAGCAGCGGGTCGAGAACCGGTTGGTCGATCTGTTGGTGCCGGGATCGACTGAATTACCAAGCCTGTCGCAGGCGTTGGAGGAGTCCGCAACCGAAACCGCCGACGATGCCGAGCAACGGCTGCAGCGAACTCGCGACAAGATGCGGAAGATGCTGCAAGCGGGAACGCTGGAAGAACGCTTGGTCGAAGTAACGACTCAGTCCAAGTCGGCGCCGATGGTTGTCGGTGGGATGGGCATGGAGAACATGGACATCGACCTGCAGGGGATGTTCGAAAAGATCATGCCGCGTGGCTCGCAGAGCCGCGAGATGAAGGTCAACGAAGCCCGCCAGGTGTTGATGGAGCAAGAGACCGAAGCGCTGTTGGATCCCGAGGCGATGAATGCCGAAGCGATTCGGTTGGCTGAAGAACTGGGGATCATCTTTGTCGACGAGATCGACAAAGTGATCGCGACCGACGGCAAAAACGCTGATGTCTCGCGGCAGGGTGTGCAGCGCGATCTGTTGCCGATCGTCGAAGGGACCAGCGTGCAGACCCGGTACGGTTACGTTCGCACCGATCACATCCTGTTCATCGCCGCCGGAGCGTTCCATCGCGGCAAGCCGAGCGAATTGATGCCCGAACTGCAGGGCCGGTTTCCGATCCGCGTCGAACTGGATGAATTGACCGAACACGACTTCCTGCAGATCTTAACCGAGCCGAAGAATTCGCTGACGCGGCAATACGAAGCGCTCCTGGCGACCGAACAGGTAACGATCGAATTCCAGCAGGACGCTCTGGCTCAACTGGCTCGTTACGCGTTTAAGGTCAACCAATCGACGCAGAACATCGGTGCTCGCCGGCTGTACACGATCATGGAACGCTTGCTGGAAGAACTCAGCTTCGAAGCGCCCGAGTTGGGGAAGAGCTCCGTCAAGATCGACGCTGCTTATGTTGAACAGCGACTCAACGAAATCGCCGAAGACGAAGACCTCAGTAAATTCATCCTCTAG
- a CDS encoding DUF1501 domain-containing protein, translated as MLSIHSAAKKATQLCDGISRREVLKIGALGMGGLTLPQLLQAEAAAGIRGSQKSIIMIYMVGAPPHQDMYDLKMDAPSEIRGESRPMATNVPGIQISELMPGIAKIMDKCVPLRSVYGSPNGAHDSFICYTGRPTQNQPPGGWPSIGSTISQLQGPADPSVPPFVGLSPDAGHPPYGSPGLPGFLGVGNAAFRPSGPAEKSMVLSDITLDRMNDRKQLLQSFDRFRRDADASRTMEGIDQMYGQAMDILSSGRLADALDLSKEDPATRERYGKGSPAKYGDGAPRNLEHFLMARRLVEAGARVVTLNFGRWDFHSRNFSELRDTHLPWFDQGLSALIQDLHDRGMADDVSVVAWGEFGRTPKINKDGGRDHWPRVGGGLLAGGGMKTGQVIGSTDRLGGEIDSRPIHFGEVHATLYQNMGINPHSTMVRDFAGRPHFLVDNHLAMPELIG; from the coding sequence ATGTTGTCGATCCACTCTGCGGCCAAGAAAGCGACTCAATTGTGCGACGGCATCTCGCGGCGAGAGGTCTTGAAAATTGGAGCCCTCGGGATGGGCGGCCTGACATTGCCCCAACTGCTGCAAGCCGAAGCTGCCGCGGGAATTCGCGGATCGCAAAAATCGATCATCATGATCTACATGGTCGGCGCGCCCCCGCACCAAGATATGTACGACCTGAAGATGGATGCGCCGTCGGAAATCCGAGGCGAATCGCGGCCGATGGCGACCAACGTGCCGGGGATCCAGATCAGCGAACTGATGCCGGGGATCGCCAAGATCATGGACAAGTGCGTTCCGCTGCGGAGCGTTTACGGTTCGCCCAACGGGGCTCACGATTCGTTCATCTGCTACACCGGCCGACCGACTCAGAATCAACCTCCCGGCGGCTGGCCCTCGATCGGATCGACGATCTCTCAACTGCAAGGCCCTGCGGATCCGTCGGTCCCGCCGTTTGTCGGTCTCTCCCCCGACGCGGGTCACCCTCCCTACGGATCGCCCGGCCTGCCCGGTTTCCTAGGCGTCGGCAACGCGGCCTTCCGCCCCTCCGGACCAGCTGAGAAATCGATGGTCCTTTCGGATATCACGCTGGACCGAATGAACGACCGCAAGCAATTGCTGCAGTCGTTCGATCGCTTCCGCCGCGATGCCGATGCGTCGCGGACGATGGAAGGGATCGATCAAATGTACGGCCAAGCGATGGACATCTTGTCCTCGGGACGATTAGCCGATGCGTTGGATCTATCGAAAGAAGATCCCGCGACGCGCGAGCGGTATGGCAAGGGGAGCCCTGCCAAATATGGCGACGGTGCGCCGCGGAACCTCGAACATTTCTTGATGGCTCGCCGCTTGGTTGAAGCGGGAGCCCGCGTGGTCACGCTGAACTTCGGCCGCTGGGATTTTCACAGCCGCAACTTCAGCGAGCTGCGCGATACCCATCTGCCTTGGTTCGACCAAGGACTTTCCGCTCTGATCCAAGACCTGCACGATCGCGGCATGGCCGACGATGTCTCGGTCGTCGCTTGGGGCGAGTTCGGCCGGACACCGAAGATCAACAAAGATGGCGGCCGCGATCACTGGCCGCGCGTCGGCGGCGGATTGTTAGCTGGCGGCGGCATGAAGACCGGACAAGTGATCGGATCGACCGACCGCCTGGGAGGCGAGATCGATTCGCGGCCGATCCACTTTGGCGAGGTTCACGCGACGCTGTATCAGAACATGGGGATCAACCCACATAGCACGATGGTTCGCGATTTCGCGGGCCGTCCGCACTTCCTGGTCGACAACCATCTGGCGATGCCCGAATTGATCGGTTAA
- the hslV gene encoding ATP-dependent protease subunit HslV produces the protein MELHATTILSVRRGNKVAMGGDGQVTLGTTVMKSDACKVRRLNEGRVLCGFAGGAADAFALLERFEEKMRDYPANVPHAATELAKDWRMDRALRRLEALLAVADGKHSLLISGTGDVIQPTDGVIGIGSGGHYAIAAARALLAHSDLSAAEIVRRSMEIAADIDIYTNRNIVVEELEAV, from the coding sequence ATGGAACTCCACGCAACCACGATCCTATCGGTCCGTCGAGGCAACAAAGTCGCGATGGGGGGCGATGGGCAAGTAACTTTAGGCACGACGGTGATGAAGTCGGATGCCTGCAAGGTGCGGCGGTTGAACGAAGGCCGCGTCTTATGTGGCTTCGCCGGCGGCGCAGCGGATGCCTTTGCTCTGCTGGAACGCTTTGAAGAGAAGATGCGGGACTATCCCGCCAACGTGCCTCACGCGGCGACCGAACTGGCCAAGGACTGGCGGATGGACCGGGCGCTGCGTCGGTTAGAGGCTTTGTTGGCGGTCGCCGACGGAAAACATTCGCTGTTGATCAGCGGCACCGGCGACGTGATCCAACCGACCGACGGCGTGATCGGGATCGGCTCGGGAGGGCACTACGCAATCGCAGCCGCTCGCGCATTGTTGGCTCATTCGGATCTGTCGGCGGCAGAGATCGTTCGCCGATCGATGGAGATCGCCGCGGATATCGATATCTACACCAATCGCAACATCGTTGTCGAAGAACTGGAGGCCGTATAG
- the leuB gene encoding 3-isopropylmalate dehydrogenase, producing MKANIVLLPGDGIGPEIVLQGQRVLDAIATKFNHQFTYQSCLIGGIAIDQTGDPLPQPTIDACLASDAVLLGAVGGPKWDDPSAKTRPEVGLLKIRKELGLFANLRPIQTFPELVGASPLRREIIEGTDILFFRELTGGIYFGPSGRETIDGVEHAMATMVYSVPEVERVVRLAAEAARGRDGRLTSVDKANVLEPSRLWRQVAERVVREEFPDVKYDVVLVDAMAMHLISRPKDFDVVVTSNMFGDILTDEASMLPGSLGMLPSASIGADGPGLYEPIHGSAPDIAGKGIANPLATILACAMLLRHSLKLEDEAAAIEAAVRKVLAAGHRTPDIAAGEASIGTEAMGDEVLKVLA from the coding sequence TTGAAAGCCAACATTGTTCTGCTGCCAGGTGACGGCATTGGTCCCGAAATCGTTCTGCAAGGCCAACGCGTTCTCGATGCGATCGCAACAAAGTTCAATCACCAATTCACCTATCAATCCTGCCTGATCGGCGGAATCGCTATCGATCAGACCGGCGACCCGCTGCCCCAGCCGACGATCGATGCCTGCCTCGCGTCGGACGCGGTTTTGTTGGGAGCTGTCGGTGGCCCGAAGTGGGACGATCCATCGGCCAAGACGCGGCCCGAGGTTGGGTTGTTGAAGATCCGCAAAGAATTGGGTTTGTTCGCGAACCTGCGTCCGATCCAAACGTTTCCCGAATTGGTTGGCGCTTCGCCGCTGCGTCGCGAGATCATCGAAGGGACCGACATCCTGTTCTTCCGCGAACTGACCGGCGGAATTTACTTTGGCCCCTCCGGCCGCGAAACGATCGATGGCGTCGAGCATGCGATGGCGACGATGGTCTACAGCGTCCCTGAAGTCGAACGCGTCGTCCGCCTCGCTGCGGAAGCCGCTCGCGGTCGCGATGGTCGTTTGACAAGCGTCGACAAAGCCAACGTGTTGGAGCCGAGTCGTCTGTGGCGTCAAGTTGCCGAGCGCGTTGTCCGCGAAGAGTTCCCCGACGTGAAGTACGATGTCGTTTTGGTCGATGCGATGGCGATGCATTTGATCAGCCGTCCGAAGGACTTCGACGTTGTCGTCACCAGCAATATGTTTGGTGATATCTTGACCGACGAAGCTTCGATGCTGCCAGGATCGCTTGGCATGTTGCCATCGGCATCGATCGGTGCCGATGGACCTGGCCTGTACGAACCGATCCACGGATCGGCTCCCGACATCGCCGGCAAGGGTATCGCAAATCCATTGGCCACGATCCTCGCCTGTGCGATGTTGCTGCGTCACTCGCTGAAACTGGAAGACGAAGCTGCGGCGATCGAAGCTGCGGTTCGCAAGGTTTTGGCTGCCGGGCATCGGACTCCTGATATCGCCGCGGGCGAAGCTTCGATCGGCACCGAAGCGATGGGCGACGAAGTCCTCAAAGTCCTGGCGTAA